In Desulfobaccales bacterium, one DNA window encodes the following:
- the rpsM gene encoding 30S ribosomal protein S13, producing the protein MARISGIDLPRNKRIEIALTYIYGIGRTTATRVLQEAKVEPSTKTSELNEGEITSIRQVIDQTCKVEGDLRREVSMNIKRLMDLGSYRGLRHRRSLPVRGQRTHTNARTRKGPRRSVVGKRKKA; encoded by the coding sequence TTGGCCAGAATCTCCGGGATCGATTTACCCCGAAACAAGAGAATCGAGATCGCCCTGACGTATATTTACGGTATCGGGCGCACCACCGCGACGCGGGTGCTGCAGGAAGCCAAGGTTGAACCCAGCACCAAGACGTCCGAGTTGAACGAGGGCGAAATCACCAGCATTCGGCAGGTGATCGACCAAACCTGCAAAGTGGAAGGGGACCTCCGACGCGAAGTCTCCATGAACATTAAGCGCCTCATGGACCTGGGGAGCTACCGGGGGCTCAGGCACCGCCGGAGCCTGCCAGTGAGGGGGCAGCGGACCCATACCAACGCCCGCACCCGTAAAGGCCCGCGTCGCAGCGTCGTGGGCAAACGGAAGAAGGCTTAA
- the rpmJ gene encoding 50S ribosomal protein L36: MKVRASVKRMCAKCKIIRRKGVVRVICENPKHKQRQG, encoded by the coding sequence ATGAAGGTGAGAGCCTCAGTGAAACGCATGTGCGCCAAGTGTAAGATTATTCGCCGCAAAGGTGTGGTGCGGGTGATCTGCGAAAATCCCAAGCATAAGCAGCGTCAAGGCTAA
- the infA gene encoding translation initiation factor IF-1 yields the protein MPKEDAIEVEGTVIEPLPNAMFRVELPNGHKVLAHISGKMRMHYIKILPGDKVILELSPYDLSRGRIVYRVR from the coding sequence ATGCCAAAAGAAGATGCCATCGAAGTTGAAGGGACGGTGATCGAGCCTCTTCCCAATGCTATGTTCCGGGTGGAGTTGCCCAATGGTCACAAGGTGCTGGCTCATATTTCCGGGAAGATGCGGATGCACTATATTAAAATTCTCCCGGGAGACAAAGTTATCCTGGAATTGTCGCCTTACGACCTGAGTCGGGGGCGCATCGTCTACCGGGTCAGATAG
- the map gene encoding type I methionyl aminopeptidase: MILLKSLQEIAKMEVANRIVAEVLEGVKEKVKPGVETRELDEAAEEMCRQRQVQPAFKGYRGYPRSICVSVNEEVVHGIPGSRRLAAGDLVSLDFGVKYDGYYGDAAITVPVGEVDPKALALMEATEKSLYAGIAMVKAGNRLSDISHAVQEVVEGAGFGVVREFVGHGIGRSLHEDPQIPNYGPPGRGPTLQVGMTMAIEPMTSLGSWRVRILKDGWTAVTQDGSYAAHFEHSVAVTENGVLILSRL, encoded by the coding sequence ATGATCCTGTTAAAGTCCCTGCAGGAGATCGCCAAGATGGAGGTGGCCAACCGCATCGTGGCCGAAGTCCTGGAGGGGGTTAAAGAAAAAGTCAAACCGGGAGTCGAGACCAGGGAATTGGATGAGGCGGCGGAAGAGATGTGCCGCCAGCGCCAGGTGCAGCCGGCCTTCAAAGGCTACCGTGGCTATCCCCGGTCCATCTGCGTCTCGGTGAACGAAGAGGTGGTCCACGGGATTCCCGGGTCTCGCCGGCTAGCGGCCGGGGACTTGGTGAGCCTGGATTTTGGGGTGAAGTACGACGGCTACTATGGGGATGCCGCTATTACGGTGCCGGTGGGGGAAGTAGACCCCAAGGCCCTGGCCCTCATGGAGGCCACGGAAAAATCCCTGTACGCCGGCATCGCCATGGTCAAAGCGGGTAACCGCCTGTCCGACATCTCCCATGCAGTGCAGGAGGTGGTGGAAGGGGCCGGCTTTGGGGTCGTCCGGGAGTTTGTGGGGCACGGTATTGGCCGGTCGCTCCACGAGGACCCGCAGATCCCCAATTATGGGCCGCCGGGGCGGGGGCCGACCCTGCAGGTGGGCATGACCATGGCCATTGAACCCATGACTTCTCTGGGTTCCTGGCGGGTGCGGATTTTGAAGGATGGCTGGACCGCAGTTACGCAGGATGGGTCTTACGCCGCCCATTTTGAACACAGTGTGGCAGTGACGGAGAATGGCGTCTTGATTTTAAGCCGACTCTAA
- a CDS encoding adenylate kinase produces MNLILLGGPGAGKGTQAKKLIEKFQIPQISTGDILRAAVKEGTEMGRKAKEYMDSGKLVPDEVVIGIIKDRLAMADCKKGFILDGFPRTVPQAEALDKVLVSLGTKIDHVVSIDVDEEALVTRLTGRRTCKSADCGQMYHIKFTPAKKEGICDKCGSELYQRDDDNETTVRSRLSTYNQATAPLIGYYSAKGLVRPIKGVGGIDDIFKQIVNIVAGSSGGCSCGCKH; encoded by the coding sequence ATGAATCTGATCCTGTTGGGCGGCCCAGGCGCGGGCAAAGGTACACAAGCCAAAAAACTTATCGAGAAATTCCAGATCCCCCAGATCTCCACCGGCGACATCCTCCGGGCGGCAGTGAAGGAAGGGACGGAAATGGGCCGCAAGGCCAAAGAATACATGGATTCCGGGAAACTGGTGCCCGATGAAGTAGTCATCGGCATCATTAAGGATCGTCTAGCGATGGCCGACTGCAAGAAAGGCTTTATCCTGGACGGTTTTCCCCGCACGGTGCCCCAGGCCGAAGCCCTGGATAAGGTACTGGTGAGCTTAGGGACCAAGATCGACCATGTGGTCAGCATCGACGTGGACGAAGAAGCGCTGGTGACCCGGCTCACCGGGCGGCGAACCTGCAAAAGCGCAGACTGCGGCCAGATGTACCACATCAAGTTCACCCCTGCCAAGAAAGAAGGCATCTGCGACAAGTGCGGCAGCGAGCTCTACCAGCGGGACGACGACAACGAGACCACAGTACGGTCCCGGTTGAGCACATATAACCAGGCCACGGCGCCGCTGATCGGCTATTACAGCGCCAAGGGTTTGGTGCGGCCCATTAAGGGTGTGGGCGGCATTGACGACATCTTCAAACAGATTGTGAACATCGTCGCGGGATCTTCCGGCGGCTGCAGCTGCGGCTGCAAGCACTAA
- the secY gene encoding preprotein translocase subunit SecY, with translation MSAFSSIAKIPELKRRILFTLLILAVYRLGCQVPTPGIDADALMRFFAAQRGTIFGLFDMFSGGALERLSVFALGIMPYISASIIIELLKVVIPGIEKLYKEGEAGQKKIKQYTRYGTVVIAAIQGIGIAIGLESMTGGSSNMPVVLHPGWAFRLMTVLTLTSGTAFIMWLGEMITERGIGNGISLIIFAGIVARMPSALIQTVELIKTGEIMPILMVLLMVAMVVVVGFIVFVERGQRRIQVQYARRVVGRRMYGGQSTHLPLKVNTSGVIPPIFASSLLMFPATIAGFVHNEWVKWVADAMSPGGGVHDLVYVGLIFFFCYFYTAVTFNPVDVADNLKKWGGYVPGLRPGKPTSEYIDRILTRITLGGAIYVSAVCVLPSILIRKFNVPFYFGGTALLIVVGVAMDTMSQIESHLLTRHYEGFMKKRMSRVRR, from the coding sequence GTGTCAGCTTTCTCCAGCATCGCCAAGATCCCGGAGTTGAAGCGCCGCATCCTGTTTACCCTCTTGATACTGGCGGTATACCGGTTGGGCTGCCAGGTCCCCACCCCGGGGATCGACGCCGATGCCCTGATGCGGTTTTTTGCGGCGCAGCGGGGCACCATTTTCGGGCTGTTCGACATGTTCTCCGGTGGCGCTTTAGAGCGCCTGAGCGTCTTTGCGCTGGGGATCATGCCCTACATCAGCGCCTCCATCATCATTGAACTGCTCAAGGTGGTGATCCCCGGCATTGAAAAGCTCTATAAGGAAGGCGAGGCTGGACAGAAGAAGATCAAGCAGTACACCCGCTATGGCACTGTGGTCATCGCGGCCATCCAGGGGATCGGGATCGCCATTGGCCTGGAGTCCATGACCGGCGGGTCCAGCAATATGCCGGTGGTGCTGCACCCCGGCTGGGCCTTCCGCCTGATGACCGTGCTCACCCTGACGTCGGGCACAGCGTTCATCATGTGGCTGGGGGAAATGATTACGGAACGGGGCATCGGCAACGGCATCTCCCTGATCATCTTCGCAGGGATCGTGGCCCGCATGCCTTCCGCCCTGATCCAAACCGTCGAGTTGATCAAGACGGGTGAGATCATGCCCATCCTCATGGTCCTCCTCATGGTGGCGATGGTGGTGGTGGTGGGTTTCATCGTCTTCGTAGAGCGGGGCCAGCGACGAATCCAGGTGCAGTACGCCCGACGGGTGGTGGGGCGCCGCATGTACGGCGGCCAAAGCACCCATTTGCCCTTGAAGGTGAACACCTCAGGCGTTATCCCGCCGATTTTCGCCTCATCGCTTCTCATGTTTCCAGCGACGATTGCCGGCTTCGTCCACAATGAGTGGGTCAAGTGGGTGGCGGATGCCATGTCGCCGGGCGGCGGGGTGCATGATCTCGTCTACGTCGGTCTGATCTTCTTCTTCTGTTATTTCTACACCGCGGTGACTTTCAACCCGGTGGATGTGGCAGATAACCTAAAAAAGTGGGGGGGTTACGTGCCGGGGCTGAGGCCGGGCAAGCCCACCTCGGAATATATTGATCGAATCCTGACCCGCATTACTTTGGGAGGCGCGATCTACGTGTCGGCAGTGTGCGTACTGCCCTCCATTTTGATCCGGAAATTCAATGTGCCTTTTTACTTCGGTGGTACGGCCCTGTTGATCGTGGTGGGGGTGGCCATGGATACCATGAGCCAGATCGAATCGCATTTGCTTACCCGCCACTATGAGGGATTCATGAAAAAGCGTATGAGCCGGGTACGGCGTTGA
- the rplO gene encoding 50S ribosomal protein L15, producing MRLSELQPSPGSKHKKKRVGRGPGSGWGKTAARGFKGQNSRAGGGVKPGFEGGQMPLTRRIPKRGFNNIFRQAWTIVNLRDLNRFPADTVVDEAALKSAGLVKNQVKRIKLLGQGEVTVPLVVKIQAVSSQARSRIEAAGGRVEVL from the coding sequence ATGCGCCTTTCGGAATTGCAACCCAGCCCGGGTTCCAAGCATAAAAAGAAACGCGTCGGCCGCGGCCCCGGTTCGGGTTGGGGCAAAACCGCGGCCCGGGGCTTCAAAGGGCAGAACTCCCGCGCCGGGGGCGGCGTCAAACCGGGGTTTGAGGGCGGTCAGATGCCTCTAACCCGGCGGATCCCCAAACGGGGTTTCAACAACATTTTCCGGCAAGCCTGGACCATCGTCAATCTGCGGGACCTGAACCGGTTCCCCGCGGATACGGTGGTGGATGAAGCCGCCTTGAAGTCCGCGGGTCTGGTGAAAAACCAGGTCAAGCGGATCAAGCTGTTGGGCCAGGGCGAAGTGACCGTGCCCCTTGTGGTGAAGATCCAGGCGGTGAGCTCACAGGCTCGGAGCCGGATTGAAGCTGCCGGAGGTCGGGTGGAGGTCCTCTAA
- the rpmD gene encoding 50S ribosomal protein L30: protein MFLEITLKKSPIGRPPKHRLTLKTLGLTRMQKTVRHRETPAIMGMVRQVEHLLQVRQVPEGE, encoded by the coding sequence ATGTTTCTGGAAATAACCTTAAAAAAGAGTCCCATCGGCCGGCCGCCGAAGCACCGTCTGACCCTGAAGACTTTGGGGTTGACCCGCATGCAGAAAACGGTGCGGCACCGGGAAACCCCTGCCATTATGGGAATGGTGCGCCAGGTGGAGCATTTGCTCCAGGTGCGGCAGGTCCCCGAAGGAGAATAG
- the rpsE gene encoding 30S ribosomal protein S5, with the protein MFEPEASEFTDKVVSINRVAKVVKGGRRFRFSAIVVVGDGQGKVGAGLGKAHEVPEAIRKAVEQAKKSMITVPIQNSTIPYQVTGVFGAGRVLLKPASEGTGVIAGGPVRAVVEVAGIKNVLTKCLGSHNPHNAVKATMVALGMLSAPEDVAARRNRPLAEILG; encoded by the coding sequence TTGTTCGAACCAGAGGCATCGGAATTTACCGATAAGGTGGTCAGCATCAACCGCGTCGCCAAGGTCGTCAAGGGCGGGCGCCGCTTTCGATTCAGCGCCATTGTCGTGGTCGGCGACGGTCAAGGCAAGGTAGGCGCTGGTCTGGGCAAGGCCCACGAAGTGCCCGAAGCCATCCGCAAGGCCGTGGAGCAGGCCAAGAAGTCCATGATCACGGTCCCCATCCAAAACAGCACCATTCCGTACCAGGTGACCGGGGTGTTCGGGGCCGGACGGGTCCTGTTGAAACCGGCTTCGGAAGGGACCGGGGTCATTGCCGGCGGTCCGGTGCGGGCGGTGGTGGAAGTGGCGGGCATCAAAAACGTCCTGACCAAGTGCCTGGGTTCCCACAATCCGCACAACGCGGTGAAGGCAACCATGGTGGCCTTGGGAATGCTGTCGGCCCCGGAAGACGTGGCCGCCCGGCGCAACCGGCCTCTGGCGGAAATACTAGGATAA
- the rplR gene encoding 50S ribosomal protein L18, with the protein MNPKVAARLKRKQRIKKKLAGGDRFRLSVFRSTKHIYVQIVDDDKGQTLAAASTLSGELKDQLSGMKKVDKAKAVGKLLAAKAKAQGIAKVVFDRNGFLYHGRVKAVADSCREHGLEF; encoded by the coding sequence ATGAACCCTAAAGTAGCGGCGCGGCTGAAGCGGAAACAGCGGATTAAGAAGAAACTTGCCGGGGGAGACCGGTTTAGGCTTTCGGTCTTTCGCAGCACCAAACATATCTATGTCCAGATCGTTGACGACGACAAAGGCCAGACGTTGGCGGCAGCCTCCACCTTGAGCGGTGAGCTGAAGGACCAGCTCAGCGGTATGAAGAAAGTGGATAAGGCCAAGGCGGTGGGCAAACTCTTGGCGGCCAAGGCCAAGGCCCAGGGCATTGCTAAAGTCGTTTTCGATCGTAATGGTTTTCTTTATCACGGCCGGGTGAAGGCCGTGGCGGACAGTTGCCGGGAACACGGCCTGGAATTCTAA
- the rplF gene encoding 50S ribosomal protein L6: protein MSRIGKLPVPLPKGVKVKMEEGKLVVTGPNGTLSQLMPPRVNIVIGDKDIVVEPQDDNRLTRSYWGLARTLAANMVTGTSAGFTKVLELVGTGYKVEAKGDTLVFNIGYSNPVEFPLPKGITVKVEKANRIEFSGANKELLGQTVAVIRRLRPPDPYKGKGIKYAGEVIRRKVGKAGGR, encoded by the coding sequence ATGAGCCGTATCGGAAAATTGCCGGTGCCTTTACCCAAAGGGGTAAAGGTCAAGATGGAAGAGGGCAAGTTGGTGGTCACCGGTCCCAATGGGACTCTGAGCCAACTTATGCCACCCCGGGTCAATATCGTTATCGGGGATAAAGATATTGTCGTTGAGCCCCAGGATGACAACCGGCTCACCCGTTCCTACTGGGGTCTAGCCCGCACCCTGGCGGCCAATATGGTCACCGGGACCAGCGCGGGGTTTACCAAAGTACTGGAATTGGTGGGCACCGGTTACAAGGTGGAAGCCAAGGGGGACACCCTGGTGTTCAATATTGGCTACTCCAATCCCGTGGAGTTTCCCCTGCCCAAGGGAATTACGGTCAAGGTCGAGAAAGCCAACCGCATCGAGTTCTCTGGCGCCAACAAGGAACTTCTGGGCCAGACGGTGGCGGTGATTCGGCGCTTGCGGCCACCCGACCCCTATAAGGGCAAGGGGATCAAGTATGCCGGCGAAGTGATTCGCCGCAAGGTTGGCAAGGCCGGCGGCCGTTAA
- the rpsH gene encoding 30S ribosomal protein S8: MTDPIADMLTRIRNAGGARFDKVDIPASRMKINLARILKEEGFIKNYKVIKDNRQGILRVYLRYADHQQPLIQGLKRISKPGRRVYTGHAELPKVQGGLGVAVISTSQGVITDRQARKLSVGGEVLCEIW; this comes from the coding sequence ATGACCGACCCCATTGCCGATATGCTGACCCGGATTCGCAACGCCGGGGGCGCGCGGTTTGACAAGGTGGATATTCCTGCTTCCCGCATGAAGATCAACCTGGCGCGCATCCTCAAAGAAGAAGGGTTCATTAAAAATTATAAAGTCATTAAAGACAATCGCCAGGGCATCCTGCGGGTCTATCTGCGGTACGCTGATCATCAGCAACCGCTCATCCAGGGACTGAAACGGATCAGCAAACCCGGGCGCCGGGTCTACACCGGCCATGCCGAGCTGCCCAAAGTGCAGGGCGGCCTGGGAGTGGCGGTCATTTCGACCTCTCAGGGGGTCATCACCGACCGCCAGGCCCGCAAGCTGAGCGTGGGCGGTGAGGTCTTGTGCGAGATCTGGTAA
- a CDS encoding type Z 30S ribosomal protein S14: MAKKSLIAKAKRQPKYPVQKYNRCPLCGRPRAFLRRFGICRICFRNMALKGEIPGVTKSSW; encoded by the coding sequence ATGGCCAAGAAATCGTTGATTGCCAAGGCAAAACGCCAACCGAAGTACCCGGTGCAGAAATATAACCGCTGCCCGCTTTGTGGACGTCCCCGGGCATTTCTCCGGCGGTTCGGCATTTGCCGTATCTGTTTCCGCAACATGGCCCTCAAGGGAGAGATCCCTGGGGTAACGAAATCCAGCTGGTAG
- the rplE gene encoding 50S ribosomal protein L5, translating to MAFTGKPRLADFYRTECIPLMMQEFKYKSSMQVPRVQKVVVNIGLGEAIQNIKLLESAAVELGSITGQKAVVTRAKKSIAAFKLREGMPIGCMVTLRRDRMYYFLDKLLNVVLPRVRDFRGVSEKAFDGRGNYTLGIKEQIIFPEIDYDKIDKVKGMNITIVTSAPSDEEGRFLLKLMGMPFRK from the coding sequence GTGGCCTTCACTGGCAAGCCGCGCCTGGCGGATTTTTATCGGACCGAGTGTATCCCCCTCATGATGCAGGAGTTCAAGTATAAGAGCTCCATGCAGGTGCCCCGAGTTCAGAAGGTCGTCGTCAACATCGGGTTGGGGGAGGCCATCCAGAACATTAAGCTCCTTGAGTCGGCTGCGGTGGAGTTGGGTTCGATCACCGGCCAAAAGGCGGTGGTGACCCGGGCCAAAAAGTCCATTGCGGCGTTCAAGCTCAGGGAAGGTATGCCCATCGGCTGCATGGTGACCTTGCGCCGGGACCGTATGTACTACTTCCTGGACAAGCTGCTGAACGTGGTGCTGCCCCGAGTGCGGGACTTCCGGGGGGTGAGCGAAAAGGCTTTTGACGGCCGGGGCAACTACACCCTGGGCATCAAAGAGCAGATTATCTTTCCGGAGATCGACTACGACAAGATCGACAAGGTCAAAGGGATGAATATCACCATCGTGACCAGCGCCCCCAGCGATGAAGAAGGAAGGTTCTTACTCAAGCTCATGGGGATGCCTTTTAGAAAATAA
- the rplX gene encoding 50S ribosomal protein L24, with protein MGYKKAVEPVKVRLKKNDLVEVTTGKEQGKSGKVLKVFREKNQVLIEKVNMIKRHTRPSPTSGQGGIVEKEAPLYVCKVKLICPKCATATRFSMTTTGEGKKARVCLKCKELIDG; from the coding sequence ATGGGGTACAAAAAAGCCGTAGAGCCCGTAAAGGTTCGTTTGAAGAAGAACGACCTGGTAGAGGTCACCACCGGCAAAGAGCAGGGGAAAAGCGGCAAGGTCCTGAAGGTGTTCCGGGAGAAGAACCAGGTGCTGATTGAGAAGGTCAACATGATCAAACGGCACACCCGGCCCAGCCCCACGAGCGGGCAGGGTGGCATCGTGGAAAAGGAAGCGCCGCTGTATGTTTGCAAGGTGAAGCTCATTTGCCCCAAGTGCGCCACCGCCACCCGTTTTAGTATGACCACTACCGGGGAAGGCAAAAAAGCCCGGGTATGTCTGAAATGCAAGGAATTGATTGATGGCTGA